TAAAGTCATTCCCATCTTCTTACGAGCCGCCAGGGCCTCTGTCGTGCGCTGGCTGATGAGGTCGCGCTCGATTTCCGCTGCTATAGAGCAGGCCATCGCCACGATTTTGGACTGGCTCGAATCATCCAGCTGCCAGTTGCCTTTGACCGCATGCAGGTGAATGTTCTTCTGCGCGGCAATCGAGAGATATCTCCATGCATTCCAGCATGGAGCGTCCCAAGCGTGACAGCTCGCTTACAATCAGATCATCGCCTGTTTGCCGGCGGTTTAAAATCACTGCGATACGGCGCTGGCGCGACGAGACGCGCCCCGATACCGTGTCCTCCACCCACTGCACCTGTCCCAATCCTTTAGTGTTCGCGAGCTGGAGGATGTCGAACTTGTTCTTTTCAACGTCCTGGTCGGCGGTGGAGACACGCAAATAGGCGATGGTTTGGTGCTGTGGCATAGCGGTTGACCGAAAATCCAGTGGAGTATAACGATCCTTGTCATCATAACAGTGTCTTCCGCTCAATTAAGGGAGTAGCGAAAACGAACGTTTTTGGGGCAAAGGAAAGCGACGCTTAAGCGGACTCGCACCTACCGGGATGATACAATACCCTCACGATGACGAAAGACACAATCACCTTACCGGCCTCGACCCTCGAGAAATTCTCGCAGCTGGCCCAGTTACTGGAGCAGGCAGGTCGGCTGGCGCGTGAGATTAGCCAGGAGAAGGTCCGGCTTGCTGCCGATTCTCAAGCCTGGTACTGGTCGGAGCCGTGGCAGGTGATGGAGCGCGAGGCAGATGACGCCCTAGCGGAGGGTGATTACCGTGAATTTGACAACGCCGAGGCGCTCATTGCTGACCTACACGCCCATGTATGAAGGTGGTCTATCTTCGACCATTTGCCAAGCAGTATAAGAAGTTACCTGCGAAGATCCGCGAGAAATTTGATCGGCAGCTACGCCACCTAGTGAAAGACCCGCAACACCCTTCCCTGCGTGCCTGCAAAATGGTCAACCGCGAGGAGGTCTGGGAAGCCCGCATCGATATTCAATATCGGTTCACCTTCCAATTCAACGACAAAGACATCGTGCTGCGCTCAATTGGCACGCACGAGATTTATCGGCAACGGTGATTGCTCAGGGCTGCTAAAAACATGACTATTTCTTGTTGTTATTCCTGGATGACTGGCCCAATCACCGCCATTGGCTTCCCTGCCCTCTCCACGACAAAGCTCTCACCGCGATAAAACACACGATCAAGGAATTGGCCGGGACTTTTACGAAGCTCACTGGCCGTTATGGTGATTGGGGCAGTCGGGCTAATTGTCGTGCTTGCTTCAGCTGAGTTATTCGTGTCAGTTGTGTTGATTGAGGTGTTCGTTGGAGAGGATGCATCCATCATAGATGAGGTCATTGTAGTAGTTGGGACGACCGCAATCAATAAGCTGTTTGCTACAACCATCCCAACCATAGCAGTCAAACGCCCAAGTGAACACAATATCTATTGAGTTTACTGCGCCACAAAAATCTCCGGTAAATCGGTGCTTGTCACGACTCGCTGCACCTGCTAGGCTGTTCTTGGTGAACATATTTGCTTTGCAAAGCAGTTGTGTTCACCGCCAAACACGCTACACCAACACCCAAAGAAAACATGAACTTTGTTGAACCCATTCGCGACCGCAAACGCATCGCGCAAATCAAAAACCAGCTGCGTGGCGAAGGGCGGTACCGTGATCTGCTACTGTTTGTGGTGGGAATCAACAGCGCACTGCGTATTTCGGACTTGCTGCAACTGCGCATCAGCCACTTCGTGGACGAACACAATCACATCCGCCGTCGTTTTGCCATCAAAGAGGAGAAGCGCGGCAAACGCCAGGAGGTCGTGATCAACGACAGCATCCGCGAAGCACTCGACGAGTATTTGTCTGCCTATCCTGGTGTCATCAGCGATTCGGACAACTACGTCTTCTTCAGTACCAGGGCGAATAACTTTCGTGAACCAATCGGGCGGGGGCAAGCCTGGAAGTTCATCACCTCTATTTGCGCTGACATCGGACTGCGCGGCAACTTTGGAACACATAGTTTGCGCAAAACGTGGGGCTACCACGCGCGGATGAGTGGGGTAGACCTGGCACTCATCATGTACAAGCTCAATCACGCTAGTCTGGCATACACCAAGCGATATCTGGGTATCACCGACGAGGAGCTTGAAGCAGTGGTAAAGCGGTTGAATCTCTAGCGTTGGAATTGCCTCTGTAGTGCCCTTAAGACTTCCGAAGATAATTCAGACTTACCTAAAAATGTAAAATTTACTTGATCCTCATTTGAATCCTCATATAGTAAGAGTTAAGGGTCAGATCTAATTATTCGTACATATTAATCCTAGCTATCACCGCGGGGAGGTGAATGCAATGGGCTTCGAGTCGCGACGTCTCGGTTTTATTAGTGTTGCCTTGTGTTTAGTAGTGCTCCTTTTAGGATTGGCTTTACTTCCGCAGCAGGTGAGTTTCGGACAAGGTCCGGAAACGCCGTCGTCTTCCATCTGGCAAACCTATTCGGCAACCGACCCTCTTCTGATCTACAGCAACGGAACCTGGCAAACGGCTGCGCAGCCGGAGGCGCAGAGCGGTGTTGTCAACAGTAGTATCAGTCCGGGGGCCACCTTAACCGTCACGTTCGAAGGTACTGCCGTTCGACTTTTCTACTCGGTTGGGCCTGAAGGTCAAACTATTTCCAGCCAGCTCGATGACGGTTCAGTGACAACTGTTTATAGCTATGGCGATTCCTACAGCTACGGGAATGTGTTGCCTTATGTAGATCTCACACCAGGGCGACACGTTCTCACAGTTACAAACGGGCAGGGAACCATCTGGATCGAAGCGGTGCAGGTGAAAGGGGCGCTGCTCTCGGCGAATGCAACAGCCAGTCCACAAGTAACATCTGAG
This sequence is a window from Aggregatilinea lenta. Protein-coding genes within it:
- a CDS encoding recombinase family protein; the protein is MAAQKNIHLHAVKGNWQLDDSSQSKIVAMACSIAAEIERDLISQRTTEALAARKKMGMTLGRARY
- a CDS encoding recombinase family protein, coding for MPQHQTIAYLRVSTADQDVEKNKFDILQLANTKGLGQVQWVEDTVSGRVSSRQRRIAVILNRRQTGDDLIVSELSRLGRSMLECMEISLDCRAEEHSPACGQRQLAAG
- a CDS encoding type II toxin-antitoxin system RelE family toxin; its protein translation is MKVVYLRPFAKQYKKLPAKIREKFDRQLRHLVKDPQHPSLRACKMVNREEVWEARIDIQYRFTFQFNDKDIVLRSIGTHEIYRQR
- a CDS encoding tyrosine-type recombinase/integrase, giving the protein MNFVEPIRDRKRIAQIKNQLRGEGRYRDLLLFVVGINSALRISDLLQLRISHFVDEHNHIRRRFAIKEEKRGKRQEVVINDSIREALDEYLSAYPGVISDSDNYVFFSTRANNFREPIGRGQAWKFITSICADIGLRGNFGTHSLRKTWGYHARMSGVDLALIMYKLNHASLAYTKRYLGITDEELEAVVKRLNL